A stretch of the Salvelinus fontinalis isolate EN_2023a chromosome 22, ASM2944872v1, whole genome shotgun sequence genome encodes the following:
- the LOC129819796 gene encoding protein AF1q-like, translated as MLVKSNSEYDSFLYWRQPISAPDLSELEDLGVTKSKPTKKSKKATKKQNAALAKQRKQQEAELLEYTTFNYWREPIPSIDLLDFNLLL; from the coding sequence ATGCTGGTGAAATCAAACAGCGAGTATGACTCCTTCCTCTACTGGAGACAGCCCATCTCCGCCCCGGATCTGTCCGAGCTGGAAGACCTGGGTGTGACCAAAAGCAAGCCAACCAAGAAGAGCAAGAAGGCCACCAAGAAACAGAATGCCGCCCTAGCCAAGCAAAGGAAGCAGCAAGAGGCCGAATTGTTAGAGTACACCACCTTCAACTACTGGAGAGAGCCTATCCCCAGCATCGACCTCCTCGACTTCAACCTGCTTCTGTGA